A part of Cydia amplana chromosome 24, ilCydAmpl1.1, whole genome shotgun sequence genomic DNA contains:
- the LOC134659101 gene encoding protein starmaker-like, which translates to MSAVALQKRWFELKQDTRRRFRAQMDGKAGPPPLPIHQAIARRYGYVVTRSAHQVWRYLVTSGQVAPPTSERGPAPGEDAASRNTADDDSSDSDTARAEDDDDVSIVEKNLETIDLSEDIKEKDKTKEVVTTKEKPAAGSKTEGLGHETGEKDEIIIVENATANTSDKPTVRSQKRKSSKHGNKPGKNHPSRKNKKVSKHIDKTIDINKEIVDLDAPSPNTDVVEALQELDVNNFETTIVFDSDDEDVDKEAEVPNDANEDSVPGTNDNDNESQVNDKAEKRYQRESSDSSNGNLVIDDNVNSEIESSDNDAEDTTLGRSNMKYNIYDKKR; encoded by the exons ATGTCGGCCGTGGCGCTGCAGAAGCGCTGGTTCGAGCTGAAACAGGACACGCGGCGGCGGTTCCGTGCGCAGATGGACGGCAAGGCCGGACCACCCCCCCTCCCCATCCACCAGGCTATAGCGCGCAG ATACGGGTACGTGGTGACCAGGTCGGCCCACCAAGTCTGGCGCTATCTGGTGACATCGGGACAAGTGGCGCCGCCCACG AGCGAGCGCGGGCCGGCGCCGGGCGAGGACGCGGCGTCCCGGAACACCGCCGACGACGACTCCTCCGACTCCGACACGG CGCGTGCCGAAGATGACGATGACGTATCTATAGTAGAAAAAAATTTAGAGACCATAGACTTATCAGaagatattaaagaaaaagataAGACTAAAGAAGTAGTGACCACCAAAGAAAAACCAGCCGCCGGTTCTAAAACAGAAGGTCTAGGTCACGAGACGGGAGAAAAAGACGAAATAATTATTGTAGAGAATGCCACTGCGAATACGTCCGATAAGCCAACAGTACGCTCACAAAAGCGAAAGTCAAGTAAACATGGCAACAAACCTGGTAAAAACCATCCTAGTCGTAAAAACAAGAAAGTATCAAAACACATTGATAAAACTATAGACATAAATAAAGAGATAGTCGACCTAGACGCACCGAGCCCTAATACTGACGTTGTAGAAGCTTTGCAAGAGTTAGACGTTAATAATTTTGAAACGACAATAGTCTTTGATAGCGATGACGAAGATGTTGATAAAGAAGCTGAAGTTCCTAATGACGCTAATGAAGATAGTGTTCCTGGTacaaatgataatgataatgaatCTCAGGTGAATGATAAGGCAGAAAAAAGATATCAAAGAGAATCTAGTGATTCCAGCAATGGAAATTTGGTTATAGATGATAACGTTAATAGTGAAATTGAAAGCAGTGATAATGATGCAGAAGACACAACCTTAGGACGCAGTAACATGAAATACAATATTTACGACAAGAAAC GATAA